One Melospiza melodia melodia isolate bMelMel2 chromosome 1, bMelMel2.pri, whole genome shotgun sequence genomic window carries:
- the TMEM276 gene encoding transmembrane protein 276 gives MGDTGVAVVSPAGVAVVSHAALCVTSLGCAIATRQVTPGPAAGFLLQALVAASTAMSPLCHLDVPKAPPPPSPQCPRDVPKAPPPPSPSCPRDVPKAPPGSWICSVLCQPLVAFGCHRLSGDGATAGVLLASGTAVAALAAAWPRFVAEGRFVPAGHFVTALTAASLLALAALTGSVPGAAAAALVALGDAVAPGAVPWVRVAASVALLGTLREQRRGH, from the exons atgggggacaccggggtggcCGTGGTGTCACCCGCCGGGGTGGCCGTGGTGTCACACGCCGCGCTCTGTGTcaccagcctgggctgtgccatcGCCACCAGACag GTGACCCCAGGCCCGGCCGCCGGTTTCCTCCTGCAGGCCCTGGTGGCCGCCAGCACCgccatgtcccctctgtgtcacctcgATGTCCCCAAGGCGCCACCACCGccgtcccctcaatgtccccgtgatgtccccAAGGCGCCACCACCGCCGTCCCCTTCCTGTCCCCGCGATGTCCCCAAGGCGCCCCCGGGCTCCTGGATCTGCTCGGTGCTGTGCCAGCCCTTGGTGGCCTTCGGGTGCCACCGCCTGAGCGGTGACGGTGCCACCGCCGGGGTCCTGCTGGCCTCGGGGACGGCGGTGGCCGCGCTGGCGGCGGCGTGGCCGCGCTTCGTCGCCGAGGGCCGCTTTGTCCCCGCGGGCCACTTTGTCACCGCGCTGACGGCGGCGTCGCTGCTGGCGCTGGCGGCGCTCACGGGCAGCGtccccggggcggcggcggcggcgctggtgGCGCTCGGGGACGCGGTGGCACCGGGCGCCGTCCCCTGGGTCAGGGTGGCGGCCAGCGTGgcgctgctggggacactgcgggaGCAGCGCAGGGGACACTAG